A single genomic interval of Burkholderia sp. HI2500 harbors:
- a CDS encoding patatin-like phospholipase family protein, whose amino-acid sequence MTATVSFRWARVRPLCTTLVAFWCCTVAAQPLPAADSAAAPVAAASAPAATPAASGHTCEADGGPAGRPSIGLVLSGGGARGYAHLGVLKVLEDNRIPIDCIAGTSMGAVVGGLYASGMAADEMQKRLSEVNLADIAFDVTERADLPQTSREDERLYINGLTLGFGKKGVKVPVGLVQGNRLQALLANWTAAVPTNQPFDRLPIPYRAVATDLQTGQMVVLDRGSLPLAIRASMAMPGLFAPAEINGRALVDGGLVSNLPVDTARQMGANVVIAVDIGSQLRPLDALASPADVMQQMVGILIRQNVTAQRKQLDTQDVLLTPDLGSLAFTDFQNAKQAIAAGAAAATAALPKLKRFALTPEQYAAYQSAHAQPLPPPIRITRIDIKTTGGVPKQVVSNALHVKPGDTYDPNTVSQDLLGLTTGGNFESVTQQIVSHGDENVLEIDAREKYWGPNFLLFGLGMSSSSTDEGGFRLHVGYRRPWLTESGLEFRADTTIGSDLQSARIEFRQPLSMAYGVYLSPYAEYQRRYANLYDDTGDVKITQYLMQTARAGLDLGLPIGRLGDFRIGLGYVTGHGSPTYNVPFDDGSGRSLLWPSFTSQALTARARLVIDQLDDPLFPRKGYFTELRIERSLVSRNGGSASDFDDSINSAPYTEIYGKAMVAQQFGRHSVSATIEGGKSIGGTNLINAFNFTLGGFQHLSAYAADQLNGNELAYAQVTYMNQLMTFNASPIKALSVGASAEVGNVWSSGQQIGGGALKQSYTFFTSLSTAFGPVYIGVALAPGGRRNFYLQLGRTY is encoded by the coding sequence ATGACAGCGACCGTTTCCTTCCGCTGGGCGCGGGTGCGCCCGCTTTGCACGACGCTCGTCGCCTTCTGGTGCTGCACGGTCGCCGCGCAACCGCTGCCGGCAGCCGACTCCGCCGCCGCCCCGGTCGCTGCCGCCAGCGCGCCGGCTGCCACGCCCGCCGCATCCGGGCACACCTGCGAAGCCGACGGCGGCCCGGCCGGCCGCCCGTCGATCGGCCTCGTGCTGTCCGGCGGCGGCGCGCGCGGCTACGCGCACCTCGGGGTCCTGAAGGTACTGGAAGACAACCGCATCCCGATCGACTGCATCGCGGGCACCAGCATGGGCGCCGTGGTCGGCGGCCTGTACGCGAGCGGCATGGCTGCCGACGAGATGCAGAAGCGGCTGTCGGAGGTCAACCTCGCGGACATCGCATTCGACGTGACGGAGCGCGCGGACCTGCCGCAAACCAGCCGGGAGGACGAGCGCCTGTACATCAACGGGCTGACGCTCGGCTTCGGCAAGAAAGGCGTGAAGGTGCCGGTCGGCCTCGTGCAGGGCAACCGGCTGCAGGCGCTGCTCGCGAACTGGACGGCCGCCGTGCCGACCAACCAGCCGTTCGACCGCCTGCCGATCCCGTACCGCGCGGTCGCGACCGACCTGCAGACGGGCCAGATGGTGGTGCTCGACCGCGGCTCGCTGCCGCTCGCGATCCGCGCGAGCATGGCGATGCCGGGCCTGTTCGCGCCGGCCGAGATCAACGGGCGTGCGCTCGTGGACGGCGGGCTCGTCAGCAACCTGCCCGTCGACACCGCGCGGCAGATGGGCGCGAACGTCGTGATCGCGGTCGACATCGGCTCGCAACTGCGTCCGCTCGACGCGCTCGCGTCGCCGGCCGACGTGATGCAGCAGATGGTCGGCATCCTGATCCGCCAGAACGTGACCGCGCAGCGCAAGCAGCTCGACACGCAGGACGTGCTGCTCACGCCGGACCTCGGCTCGCTCGCGTTCACCGATTTCCAGAACGCGAAGCAGGCGATCGCCGCAGGCGCCGCCGCCGCGACCGCGGCGCTGCCGAAGCTGAAGCGCTTCGCGCTCACGCCGGAACAGTACGCGGCCTACCAGTCCGCGCACGCGCAGCCGCTGCCGCCGCCGATCCGGATCACGCGCATCGACATCAAGACCACCGGCGGCGTGCCGAAGCAGGTCGTCAGCAACGCGCTGCACGTGAAACCGGGCGACACCTACGATCCGAACACGGTCAGCCAGGATCTGCTCGGGCTCACGACCGGCGGCAACTTCGAGAGCGTCACGCAGCAGATCGTGAGCCACGGCGACGAAAACGTGCTCGAGATCGATGCCCGCGAGAAATACTGGGGGCCGAATTTCCTGCTGTTCGGGCTCGGCATGTCGAGCAGTTCGACCGATGAGGGCGGCTTCCGCCTGCACGTCGGCTACCGGCGGCCGTGGCTCACCGAATCCGGGCTCGAATTCCGCGCGGACACGACGATCGGCAGCGACCTGCAATCGGCGCGCATCGAGTTCCGCCAGCCGCTGTCAATGGCCTACGGTGTCTATCTGTCGCCGTACGCGGAATACCAGCGCCGCTACGCGAACCTGTACGACGACACCGGCGACGTGAAGATCACGCAGTACCTGATGCAGACCGCGCGCGCCGGGCTCGATCTCGGCCTGCCGATCGGGCGCCTCGGCGATTTCCGGATCGGCCTCGGTTATGTGACCGGGCACGGCTCGCCGACCTACAACGTGCCGTTCGACGACGGCAGCGGCCGGTCGCTGCTGTGGCCGAGCTTCACGTCGCAGGCGCTGACCGCGCGCGCGCGGCTCGTCATCGACCAGCTCGACGATCCGCTGTTCCCGCGCAAGGGCTATTTCACCGAACTGCGTATCGAACGCTCGCTGGTGTCGCGCAACGGGGGCTCGGCGTCGGACTTCGACGACAGCATCAACAGCGCGCCGTACACCGAGATCTACGGCAAGGCGATGGTCGCGCAGCAGTTCGGCCGGCACAGCGTCAGCGCGACGATCGAAGGCGGCAAGAGCATCGGCGGCACCAACCTGATCAACGCGTTCAATTTCACGCTCGGCGGCTTCCAGCATCTGTCCGCGTATGCGGCCGACCAGCTGAACGGCAACGAGCTCGCGTATGCGCAGGTGACCTACATGAACCAGCTGATGACGTTCAACGCATCTCCGATCAAGGCGCTGTCGGTGGGCGCCAGCGCGGAAGTCGGCAACGTCTGGTCGAGCGGCCAGCAGATCGGCGGCGGTGCGCTCAAGCAGAGCTATACGTTCTTCACGAGCCTGTCGACCGCGTTCGGGCCCGTGTACATCGGCGTCGCGCTCGCGCCCGGCGGCCGCCGCAACTTCTACCTGCAGCTCGGCCGTACCTACTGA
- a CDS encoding response regulator, giving the protein MSFRILLVEDDTRLSTLIAGYLRKNDYEVDTVLHGDAAVPAILSIRPDLVILDVNLPGKDGFEICREARKQYDGVIIMVTARDEPFDELLGLEFGADDYVHKPVEPRILLARIKAQLRRAPARVTESTAPQPERYAFGKFSIDRTDRSVVLPDGSTPDLTSAEFDLLWALVCHAGEVVSRDDLMLQLRGVEFDGLDRTIDGRISKLRRKLRDDASNPQRIKTIRSKGYQFSKHAWE; this is encoded by the coding sequence ATGTCTTTTCGCATCCTGCTCGTCGAAGACGACACCCGCCTGTCCACGCTGATCGCCGGCTACCTGCGCAAGAACGACTATGAAGTCGACACTGTGCTGCATGGTGACGCCGCGGTGCCGGCGATCCTGTCCATTCGTCCCGATCTCGTCATTCTCGACGTGAACCTGCCGGGCAAGGACGGCTTCGAAATCTGCCGCGAGGCACGCAAGCAGTACGACGGCGTGATCATCATGGTGACGGCGCGCGACGAGCCGTTCGACGAACTGCTCGGCCTCGAGTTCGGCGCGGACGACTACGTGCACAAGCCGGTCGAGCCGCGCATCCTGCTCGCGCGGATCAAGGCCCAGCTGCGCCGCGCGCCCGCGCGCGTGACCGAGAGCACCGCGCCGCAACCCGAGCGCTACGCGTTCGGCAAGTTCTCGATCGACCGCACCGACCGCTCCGTCGTGCTGCCCGACGGCAGCACGCCCGACCTGACGTCGGCCGAATTCGACCTGCTGTGGGCGCTCGTCTGCCATGCGGGCGAAGTCGTCAGCCGCGACGACCTGATGCTGCAGTTGCGCGGCGTCGAATTCGACGGCCTCGACCGCACGATCGACGGGCGCATCTCGAAGCTGCGCCGCAAGCTGCGCGACGACGCGAGCAACCCGCAGCGGATCAAGACGATCCGCAGCAAGGGTTACCAATTCAGCAAGCACGCGTGGGAATGA
- a CDS encoding FMN-dependent NADH-azoreductase — protein MRLLNIVSSPRGARSASIAVATAFVDAYRETGATIDVDTLNVWEEDLPDFDSEAIGAKYKGVANAPMDEAEQSIWRRIQSLVTRFQEADRIVVGVPMWNFGYPYKLKQLIDLVSQRNMLFSFDGTAYAPLLEIPRALVIHVRGQSREPGAGADNPGFRHQADYIEFWLRFIGVSEVRSLTVEHTWGARASDSIERAQARAVAMAAEF, from the coding sequence ATGCGGTTGTTGAATATCGTGTCTTCTCCCCGCGGCGCCAGGTCGGCTTCGATCGCGGTCGCCACTGCCTTTGTCGATGCGTACCGGGAGACGGGCGCCACGATCGACGTCGATACGCTGAATGTCTGGGAGGAGGACTTGCCGGACTTCGACAGCGAGGCGATCGGCGCCAAGTACAAGGGCGTCGCCAACGCGCCGATGGATGAGGCGGAGCAGTCGATCTGGCGGCGCATCCAGTCGCTCGTGACGCGCTTTCAGGAGGCCGACCGGATCGTCGTCGGCGTGCCGATGTGGAATTTCGGCTATCCGTACAAGCTCAAGCAGCTGATCGATCTCGTCAGCCAGCGGAACATGCTGTTTTCGTTCGACGGCACGGCGTACGCGCCGTTGCTGGAGATTCCGCGCGCGCTGGTGATCCATGTTCGCGGGCAAAGCCGGGAACCCGGCGCGGGCGCCGACAATCCCGGTTTCCGGCATCAGGCCGATTACATCGAATTCTGGTTGAGGTTCATCGGCGTGAGCGAGGTCAGGAGTCTGACCGTCGAACACACGTGGGGGGCACGCGCAAGCGACAGTATCGAGCGGGCGCAAGCCCGCGCGGTCGCGATGGCGGCGGAGTTCTGA
- a CDS encoding ATP-binding protein, giving the protein MIRRTRSHPDAPPLPTLRYVKWRWLHFRRAWTDTRADRIPSWSRLYVRTYLHLLGLVLLTALVPALALCVELSPQVVWHAFDSLPGDIWIVLVFVFAAPALAAYRWMRPVWSDLVMVRERAIDFTGGRFNTRARESHSVIIGPLARTLNALAMRMERLIAAQRDLTNGISHELRTPLARVRFALEMLREPGSAAEYQGALESIAQDVTELEELIDMSLTYARLEYSSLQSNLEMTAPVAWFEHQVSDAQLLYPERAIESRIAIASDLRVKMDRRLMSYAMRNLLRNASKYAKSRIVVGISLVHSNIGIFVEDDGPGVPESERERIFDAFVRLDRRTGGYGLGLSITRQVLHAHNGRIAVVDPVELGGARFEISWPV; this is encoded by the coding sequence ATGATCCGACGAACCCGTTCGCACCCCGATGCACCGCCGCTGCCGACGCTGCGCTACGTGAAGTGGCGCTGGCTGCATTTCCGCCGCGCGTGGACCGACACGCGCGCCGACCGCATCCCGAGCTGGTCGCGCCTTTACGTGCGCACGTACCTGCATCTGCTCGGCCTCGTGCTGCTGACGGCCCTCGTGCCGGCGCTCGCGCTGTGCGTCGAATTGTCGCCGCAGGTCGTGTGGCATGCGTTCGACTCGCTGCCCGGCGACATCTGGATCGTGCTCGTCTTCGTGTTCGCCGCACCCGCGCTCGCGGCGTACCGGTGGATGCGGCCCGTGTGGTCGGATCTCGTGATGGTGCGCGAGCGCGCGATCGACTTCACGGGCGGGCGCTTCAACACGCGTGCGCGCGAATCGCACAGCGTGATCATCGGCCCGCTCGCGCGGACGCTGAATGCGCTCGCGATGCGCATGGAACGGCTGATCGCCGCGCAGCGCGACCTGACGAACGGGATCTCGCACGAGCTGCGCACGCCGCTCGCGCGCGTGCGGTTCGCGCTCGAAATGCTGCGCGAACCGGGTTCCGCGGCCGAATACCAGGGCGCGCTCGAGAGCATCGCGCAGGACGTGACCGAGCTCGAAGAGCTGATCGACATGAGCCTCACGTATGCACGGCTCGAATACAGCTCGCTGCAGTCGAACCTCGAGATGACGGCCCCCGTCGCGTGGTTCGAGCATCAGGTCAGCGATGCGCAGCTGCTGTATCCGGAGCGCGCGATCGAGTCGCGCATCGCGATCGCATCGGACCTGCGCGTGAAGATGGACCGGCGGCTGATGTCGTATGCGATGCGCAACCTGTTGCGCAACGCGAGCAAGTACGCGAAATCGCGGATCGTCGTCGGGATCTCGCTCGTGCACAGCAACATCGGGATCTTCGTCGAGGACGACGGCCCCGGCGTGCCGGAGAGCGAACGCGAGCGAATCTTCGACGCATTCGTGCGCCTCGACCGCCGCACCGGCGGCTATGGCCTCGGCCTGTCGATCACGCGACAGGTGCTCCATGCGCACAACGGCCGGATCGCGGTCGTCGATCCCGTCGAGCTCGGCGGCGCGCGCTTCGAGATCAGCTGGCCGGTCTAG
- a CDS encoding glutaminase gives MNYQTILERIHTELAPWIGQGRVADYIPELAKVPADKFGMAVVTLDGNVCTVGDAYERFSIQSISKLFACTLAFQLLGDELWERVGREPSGNAFNSLVQLESERGKPRNPFINAGALVVTDVLCRRFVKAETALVEFVRRLIGANDIDYDSRVAQSELQHAERNRAMAHFMASFGNMQMPPDTVIDAYCRQCAITMNCVELARAALFLANGGVAPVTGERIVDSSSAKRLSALMLTCGTYDAAGDFVYRVGLPAKSGVGGGIVAVLPGEMAVCVWAPGLDANGNSLAGTLALEWLTTYSGRSIF, from the coding sequence ATGAATTACCAGACGATCCTCGAACGCATCCATACCGAACTCGCCCCCTGGATTGGCCAGGGCCGGGTTGCCGACTACATCCCCGAACTCGCGAAAGTGCCTGCCGACAAGTTCGGGATGGCCGTCGTGACGCTGGACGGAAACGTTTGCACGGTGGGCGATGCGTACGAGCGCTTCTCGATCCAGAGCATCTCGAAGCTGTTCGCGTGCACGCTCGCGTTCCAGCTGCTCGGCGACGAACTGTGGGAACGGGTCGGCCGCGAGCCGTCCGGCAACGCGTTCAATTCGCTGGTCCAGCTCGAGAGCGAGCGCGGCAAGCCGCGCAATCCGTTCATCAACGCCGGGGCACTGGTCGTCACTGACGTGCTGTGCCGCCGCTTCGTGAAGGCCGAGACGGCGCTGGTCGAATTCGTGCGGCGGCTGATCGGCGCGAACGACATCGACTACGATTCGCGCGTCGCGCAGTCGGAGCTGCAGCACGCGGAGCGCAACCGCGCGATGGCGCACTTCATGGCGAGCTTCGGCAACATGCAGATGCCGCCCGACACGGTGATCGACGCGTATTGCCGCCAGTGCGCGATCACGATGAACTGCGTCGAGCTCGCGCGCGCCGCGCTGTTTCTCGCGAACGGCGGCGTCGCGCCGGTCACCGGCGAGCGGATCGTCGATTCGAGTTCCGCGAAGCGGCTGTCGGCGCTGATGCTGACTTGTGGCACCTACGATGCGGCGGGGGATTTCGTGTATCGCGTCGGGTTGCCTGCGAAGAGTGGCGTCGGCGGCGGGATCGTCGCGGTGCTGCCGGGCGAAATGGCCGTGTGCGTGTGGGCGCCGGGGCTCGATGCGAACGGGAACTCGCTGGCGGGGACGTTGGCGCTGGAGTGGTTGACGACTTATTCGGGAAGGTCGATTTTTTGA
- a CDS encoding isochorismatase family cysteine hydrolase, whose translation MTRQHASDIATTTRTNPGDSPSAPVPAIVPSSTALLVMHYQTDILGLFPSVAPELLANTRRLCDAARAGGIGVWFANLRFSPGYPEVSPRNKNGQGIKQLGRFINDGPCPELGRQPDEPLIVAHRASVFFGTDLEARLVEQGVDSLIMVGIASTGVMLSSIAHASDADFRLYTVKDCCYDPDPVVHEHLFATAFESRTTVLSLADALRLLE comes from the coding sequence ATGACTCGGCAACACGCATCGGATATCGCAACGACCACCCGCACGAACCCCGGCGACAGCCCGTCCGCGCCGGTTCCCGCCATCGTGCCGTCGAGCACCGCGCTGCTCGTCATGCATTACCAGACCGACATCCTCGGCCTCTTTCCGTCCGTCGCGCCCGAATTGCTCGCCAATACGCGCCGGCTCTGCGATGCGGCGCGGGCCGGCGGCATCGGCGTCTGGTTCGCGAACCTCCGGTTCAGCCCCGGTTATCCGGAAGTCAGCCCGCGCAACAAGAACGGCCAGGGCATCAAGCAGCTCGGCCGCTTCATCAACGACGGCCCGTGCCCGGAACTCGGCCGGCAGCCCGACGAGCCGCTGATCGTCGCGCACCGCGCCAGCGTGTTCTTCGGCACCGATCTGGAGGCGCGGCTGGTCGAGCAAGGTGTCGATTCACTGATCATGGTCGGCATCGCGTCGACGGGCGTGATGCTGTCGTCGATCGCCCACGCGAGCGATGCGGACTTCCGCTTGTACACGGTCAAGGACTGCTGCTACGACCCGGATCCGGTGGTTCACGAGCATCTGTTCGCCACCGCCTTCGAATCGCGCACGACGGTGCTGTCGCTCGCGGACGCGTTGCGGCTGCTCGAGTAA
- a CDS encoding ribonuclease T2, which yields MLKTLARAAAALAVASASLHATAQTSYDYLLLAASWEPGFCASHDTPECTNLAGTYAATSLSLHGLWPNNYDGNQPFYCGVPQNDIDLDNAHQWCSMDAYPISSATRNTLSTYMPGVASCLDKHEWFKHGTCSNSASPDAYWNQASGMISRLGNTSFNAFLQANAGKTVTRNQLLSAFEGAFGSNTRSAVSLKCTKTNGVSYFTEAWIAVKTNAAAQFPSAASLVTDGNTQGTCPTSGVYIAK from the coding sequence ATGCTCAAGACGCTCGCCCGCGCCGCTGCCGCACTCGCCGTCGCTTCCGCTTCACTGCACGCCACCGCGCAGACCAGCTACGACTACCTGTTGCTCGCCGCGTCGTGGGAGCCCGGCTTCTGCGCATCGCACGACACGCCCGAATGCACGAACCTCGCCGGCACGTACGCGGCGACGAGCCTGTCCCTGCATGGCCTGTGGCCGAACAACTACGACGGCAACCAGCCGTTCTACTGCGGCGTGCCGCAGAACGACATCGACCTCGACAACGCGCACCAGTGGTGCAGCATGGACGCGTACCCGATCAGCAGCGCGACCCGCAACACGCTGTCGACGTACATGCCGGGCGTCGCGTCGTGCCTCGACAAGCACGAGTGGTTCAAGCACGGCACCTGCTCGAACTCGGCATCGCCCGATGCGTACTGGAACCAGGCGTCCGGCATGATCAGCCGGCTCGGCAACACGTCGTTCAACGCGTTCCTGCAGGCGAACGCGGGCAAGACGGTCACGCGTAACCAGCTGCTGTCGGCCTTCGAAGGCGCATTCGGCAGCAACACGCGCAGCGCGGTGTCGCTGAAGTGCACGAAGACGAACGGTGTCAGCTACTTCACCGAGGCATGGATCGCGGTGAAGACCAATGCGGCCGCGCAGTTCCCGAGCGCCGCCTCGCTCGTGACGGACGGCAATACGCAGGGCACGTGCCCGACGTCGGGCGTGTATATCGCGAAGTAA